Proteins encoded within one genomic window of Hyla sarda isolate aHylSar1 chromosome 1 unlocalized genomic scaffold, aHylSar1.hap1 SUPER_1_unloc_4, whole genome shotgun sequence:
- the LOC130298207 gene encoding uncharacterized protein LOC130298207, translating into MEEWEYVEGHKDQYKDQVMMEDQQPLTSPVRSSKRTAPERCPRPLDEQNMEVITTGKDLIYINATDIKEEEETDVSSDEQYKEDISTEHDLIYINATDIKEEEETDVSGDEQHKEDITAGKYLIDIYTTGIKEEQETDMSGDEQYKEDIPTGKDMIYINATDIKEEEETDVSGNEQYKEDIPAGKDLIYINATDIKEEEKTDVSGDEQYKEDILTGKDLDNINATDMKEEETDVSSDEQYKEDIPTSNHPDSCSRRSEENLISSDYKADDDITQDTYEEHSIIPDTPSALHSQDLSSHPYIQVLILTKQL; encoded by the exons atggaggagtgggagtatgtagaaggacacaaggatcagtacaaggatcaggtcatgatggaggatcagcagcccctcacatcaccag tcagatccagtaagagaacagcaccagagaggtgtccccgtcctcttgatgAGCAGAATATGGAGGTCATTactacaggaaaagatctgatctatattaatgctacagacataaaggaagaagaagagacagatgtgagcagtgatgagcagtataaggaggacatttctacagaGCATGATctcatctatattaatgctacagacataaaggaagaagaagagacagatgtgagcggtgatgagcagcatAAGGAGGATATTACTGCAGGGAAATATCTGATCGATATTTATACTACAGGCATaaaggaagaacaagagacagatatgagcggtgatgaacagtataaggaggacattcctacagggaaagatatgatctatattaatgctacagacataaaggaagaagaagagactgatgtgagcggtaatgagcagtataaggaggacattcctgcagggaaagatctgatctatattaatgctacagacataaaggaagaagaaaaaacagatgtgagcggtgatgagcagtataaagaGGACATTCTGACAGGAAAAGATCTGGATAATATTAATGCTACTGAtatgaaggaagaagagacagatgtgagcagtgatgagcagtataaggaggacattcctacaagtaaccacccag attcttgtagcaggagatcagaggagaatcttatatcttcagattataaagcagatgatgatatcacacaagatacatatgaagaacattccattatcccagatacaccctcagcccttcacagccaagatctgtcatctcatccttatatacaggtcct